Proteins found in one Cetobacterium somerae genomic segment:
- the thiD gene encoding bifunctional hydroxymethylpyrimidine kinase/phosphomethylpyrimidine kinase, producing the protein MKKILTIAGSDSCGGAGIQADLKAMSAQGVYGMSVITAITAQNSMGVFAVQEIDIDIIKKQIEVLYEDIEISSVKVGMLSSSEIIKVVYETLKNVNGKNIVIDPVMVSKSGYYLLKEEAIEALKEFLKIGTLVTPNIPEAEILADMKIESEEDMILAAKKIKNMGAKNILIKGGHREDNCTDILLTEENEIIKFLGERFKTKNTHGTGCTLSSTIASYIGKGYSIEESVKIGKSYITDAIKNSFSIGEGVGPVGHFVDLYKKAGVDFE; encoded by the coding sequence ATGAAAAAAATTTTGACTATAGCAGGATCTGATTCATGTGGTGGAGCTGGAATACAAGCTGATTTAAAAGCTATGAGTGCTCAAGGTGTATATGGTATGAGTGTTATAACTGCAATTACGGCACAAAATAGTATGGGTGTTTTTGCAGTCCAAGAAATAGATATAGATATAATAAAAAAACAAATAGAAGTTTTGTATGAAGATATAGAGATAAGTTCAGTAAAAGTAGGGATGTTATCAAGTAGTGAAATTATAAAAGTTGTTTATGAAACTTTAAAAAATGTCAATGGAAAAAATATAGTTATTGATCCAGTTATGGTTTCTAAAAGTGGTTATTATCTTTTAAAAGAGGAGGCAATTGAAGCTTTAAAGGAATTTTTAAAAATTGGAACTCTTGTAACACCAAATATTCCAGAAGCTGAAATTTTAGCAGATATGAAAATAGAATCTGAAGAAGATATGATTTTAGCAGCTAAAAAAATAAAAAATATGGGTGCTAAAAATATTTTAATAAAAGGTGGGCATAGAGAGGACAATTGTACGGATATACTTTTAACAGAAGAAAATGAGATTATTAAGTTTTTAGGTGAGAGATTTAAAACAAAAAATACACATGGAACAGGATGTACATTATCTTCAACGATAGCCTCTTATATAGGAAAAGGTTATTCCATAGAAGAGTCAGTAAAAATTGGAAAAAGTTATATAACAGATGCAATAAAAAATTCTTTTTCTATAGGAGAGGGAGTAGGGCCAGTAGGTCATTTTGTAGATCTTTATAAAAAGGCTGGTGTTGATTTTGAATAA
- a CDS encoding amidohydrolase — protein MKNYLKGVLLLGSLFIVGCSSLVEKKEQANIIIKNGTLLTMNEKREIIENGVIVIKNNKIISVGNEDLLKKYSATKVIDADDGIIMPGMINTHTHVSMTVFRSLADDVPDRLNRYIFPLENQMVSPEMSYIGAKHGAMEMALGGVTTMVDMYLFEESAAQAVKEVGLRGVMTQNIIKYPTADGKEKGETLNRAVAFVEKYKNDELITPGFGPHGPHTVTKEELLKIKELSKKYNVPVSMHVAETDGEFDRIKKEYKMTPVEYLDSVGLLNERFIAAHNIFITDSDIELMKKRDVGIAHNMVANIKSAKGISPALKMHDKGMRVGLGTDGPMSGNTLDIIGQMGYVAKLHKLDTKDRSALPPKKAVEMATIGGARAIHRENELGSLEVGKLADIVIVETKSVNMNPIYDPYSALVYSANASNVDTVIVNGKLIVEDKQIKTVDSKKVIKDITDFKEKVQKVAETL, from the coding sequence ATGAAAAATTATTTAAAAGGTGTATTATTATTAGGAAGTTTGTTTATAGTGGGGTGTAGTTCTTTAGTTGAAAAAAAAGAACAAGCTAATATAATAATAAAAAATGGAACTCTTTTAACAATGAATGAAAAAAGAGAGATTATAGAAAATGGAGTTATAGTTATAAAAAATAATAAAATAATTTCTGTGGGAAATGAAGATTTATTAAAAAAATATAGTGCTACTAAGGTTATAGATGCAGACGATGGAATTATAATGCCTGGAATGATAAATACTCATACTCATGTATCAATGACAGTATTTAGATCTTTAGCAGACGATGTTCCTGATAGACTAAATAGATATATTTTTCCTTTAGAAAATCAAATGGTAAGCCCAGAGATGTCATATATAGGAGCAAAGCATGGGGCTATGGAGATGGCTTTAGGTGGAGTAACTACGATGGTAGATATGTATCTGTTTGAAGAGAGTGCTGCTCAAGCTGTTAAAGAGGTTGGATTAAGAGGAGTTATGACACAAAATATAATTAAATATCCAACAGCAGATGGAAAAGAAAAAGGAGAAACATTAAATAGAGCTGTTGCTTTTGTAGAAAAATATAAAAATGATGAATTAATAACTCCAGGATTCGGACCTCATGGACCTCATACAGTAACAAAAGAGGAGTTATTAAAAATCAAAGAACTTTCAAAAAAATATAACGTGCCTGTTTCAATGCACGTAGCAGAAACTGATGGAGAGTTTGATAGAATCAAAAAAGAATATAAAATGACACCTGTTGAGTATTTAGATTCAGTTGGTTTATTAAATGAAAGATTTATTGCAGCTCATAATATCTTTATAACAGATAGTGATATAGAATTAATGAAAAAAAGAGATGTTGGGATAGCTCATAATATGGTTGCTAATATTAAGTCAGCAAAAGGAATCTCACCAGCTTTAAAAATGCATGATAAAGGGATGAGAGTAGGTTTAGGAACAGATGGTCCTATGAGTGGAAACACTTTAGATATAATTGGTCAAATGGGGTATGTTGCCAAGTTACACAAACTAGATACAAAAGATAGATCAGCACTACCACCAAAAAAAGCTGTTGAAATGGCAACGATAGGTGGAGCAAGAGCTATACATAGAGAAAATGAATTAGGAAGTTTAGAAGTTGGTAAATTAGCTGATATAGTAATAGTAGAAACAAAGTCAGTAAACATGAACCCAATATATGATCCATATTCAGCTTTAGTTTATTCAGCTAATGCTAGCAATGTAGATACTGTTATAGTAAATGGAAAGCTAATAGTAGAAGATAAGCAAATTAAAACTGTAGACTCTAAAAAAGTAATAAAAGATATAACTGATTTTAAGGAAAAAGTTCAAAAAGTTGCAGAAACTCTATAA
- a CDS encoding putative peptidoglycan-binding domain-containing protein, whose product MLEKFVIIITLLYSTVTFGYEDTKIREIIISEVLSHEGDKLVKTQKELSKYGIRNFLLIEYNKKFNKNYEIKSLTEDQAREIAEHLLTEYRLNEIKHSYSQMMIFDIFFNGGYNAGAVITQRALKRYKPSENVVVDGVLGSKTIAVINSVQDHEKFIDLITEERINYYKSLTSWELYGKGWEKRILSYRTKLKEMAMVDINNRI is encoded by the coding sequence ATGCTAGAAAAATTTGTAATTATAATTACGTTATTGTATTCTACAGTCACTTTTGGATATGAGGATACAAAAATTAGAGAGATTATAATAAGTGAAGTGTTGTCTCATGAGGGGGATAAACTTGTAAAAACACAAAAGGAACTTTCTAAATATGGAATAAGAAATTTTTTATTAATTGAGTACAATAAAAAATTTAATAAAAATTATGAAATAAAATCTCTTACAGAGGATCAAGCTAGAGAAATAGCTGAGCATCTTTTAACAGAGTATCGATTGAATGAGATTAAGCACTCATATTCACAGATGATGATATTTGATATATTTTTTAATGGTGGATATAATGCAGGAGCTGTTATAACTCAAAGAGCTTTGAAAAGATATAAACCTTCGGAAAATGTGGTTGTAGATGGAGTTTTAGGAAGTAAAACAATAGCTGTTATAAATTCAGTTCAAGATCATGAAAAGTTTATAGATCTTATAACAGAAGAAAGAATAAATTATTATAAAAGTTTAACTAGTTGGGAGCTATATGGAAAGGGCTGGGAGAAAAGAATCCTTTCTTATAGAACCAAGTTAAAAGAGATGGCTATGGTTGACATTAATAATAGAATATAG